The following proteins come from a genomic window of Rhizobium sp. 007:
- a CDS encoding DUF2934 domain-containing protein, with the protein MSRHDRNEWIAKRAYALWEASGRQHGRDGEHWAQAVRERDELERTQASADGREVLVRFRPRPPAATSPKPIARPPAIASG; encoded by the coding sequence ATGAGCCGCCACGACAGGAACGAATGGATCGCCAAGAGGGCCTATGCACTTTGGGAAGCGTCCGGGCGCCAACATGGCCGCGATGGCGAGCACTGGGCACAGGCTGTGCGAGAGCGCGACGAGCTGGAGCGCACGCAGGCTTCGGCCGACGGGCGCGAGGTGCTGGTCCGGTTCAGACCAAGACCACCGGCCGCCACGTCGCCGAAACCCATCGCCCGCCCGCCGGCGATCGCGAGCGGCTGA
- a CDS encoding DUF2934 domain-containing protein encodes MVYNKEDWISQRAYAIWEAEGRPCGREAENWQQAAAEFEQLQMTKASIDGTDLIAMLRATGRLMRASENDQARILQERATIAKR; translated from the coding sequence ATGGTTTACAACAAGGAAGATTGGATCAGCCAGCGCGCATATGCCATATGGGAGGCGGAGGGACGCCCCTGCGGGCGCGAGGCCGAAAACTGGCAGCAGGCGGCGGCCGAGTTCGAACAGCTCCAGATGACCAAGGCATCCATCGATGGAACTGACCTGATCGCGATGCTGCGCGCCACCGGACGTCTGATGCGCGCCAGCGAAAATGACCAGGCTCGGATCCTTCAAGAGCGCGCCACGATCGCCAAACGCTAG
- a CDS encoding molybdopterin cofactor-binding domain-containing protein, whose amino-acid sequence MDILTRHEMSRRGLLAGTGALIVSFSTIRALAQEIPTAAPEKPKLPGSLDDDRYLDSWIRIDSDGKITVFTGKVELGQGIGTALIQVAAEELEVDPSDITLVTADTGRTPDEGFTAGSQSMQNSGTAIRNAAAQVRGLLIAEAARRFNLPPDQLRAKKKSVSGPDGRSTTYGELVSGQFLHVEAQPQSKLKQPDALSIIGRDVQRIDIPGKVTGAAAYVQDLRLEGMVHARVIRPPSYGATLKDIDATAAAAMAGVISVIRDGSFLAVVAEKEWQAIKAMRAVEKAAHWDEPATLPQQSDLAAALTALEKDVGTVAESGHPSFSNGAIYEATFTRPYQMHGSIGPSCAVAHLKADGSLDIWSHTQGVFPDRGAIAQMLAMPEEKVRVIHMEGSGCYGHNGADDAAADAALIAMKIPGRPVRVQWMREQEHMWEPYGPGMVSKVRASLDASGRIDNWTYDVWSNTHSTRPGNAGSLLVGRAKEQPTPLEPPKLSISPNGSGDRNADPLYAIPNRRVLWHFLPDMPLRVSALRGLGAYANVFSIESAMDEMAIAAKADPVEFRLRHLEDDRASDVVKLAADKFGWGRGEVPSGHGRGFAFARYKNRAAYLAVALEAKIERETGRVQVLRAVAAIDAGQAVNPDGIRNQTEGGILQSISWTLYEAVTFDRTRITSTDWASYPILRFGSVPESVEVHILDRPGQPFLGTGEAAQGPTCAALANAIRNATGKRLVDLPLSRNRVKEATRLG is encoded by the coding sequence ATGGATATTCTCACCAGACATGAAATGAGCCGGCGCGGCCTGCTTGCCGGCACCGGCGCTCTCATCGTCAGCTTCTCCACGATCCGTGCGCTGGCCCAAGAGATACCGACTGCGGCGCCCGAAAAACCGAAGTTGCCGGGCAGCCTGGATGACGACCGCTATCTCGATAGCTGGATAAGGATCGATTCTGACGGCAAGATCACGGTGTTTACCGGCAAGGTGGAGCTTGGACAGGGGATCGGCACGGCCCTCATCCAGGTCGCCGCAGAGGAACTGGAAGTCGATCCCTCAGACATCACGCTCGTGACCGCCGATACGGGGCGCACGCCCGACGAAGGGTTTACGGCAGGCAGCCAGTCGATGCAGAACAGCGGCACTGCCATCCGCAACGCAGCCGCGCAGGTTCGCGGGCTGCTGATCGCCGAGGCAGCGCGCCGTTTTAACCTGCCCCCAGACCAGCTCAGGGCGAAAAAGAAAAGCGTCTCCGGGCCGGACGGCAGATCGACGACCTATGGCGAGCTGGTGTCGGGCCAGTTCCTGCACGTCGAAGCCCAGCCGCAATCGAAACTGAAACAACCCGATGCGCTGAGCATCATCGGCCGTGATGTGCAGCGCATCGACATCCCGGGCAAGGTCACCGGTGCTGCAGCCTATGTGCAGGACCTGCGCCTCGAAGGAATGGTGCACGCGCGCGTAATCCGTCCGCCGAGCTATGGCGCCACATTGAAAGACATCGACGCCACGGCGGCCGCCGCCATGGCTGGCGTCATCTCGGTCATCCGCGACGGCAGTTTCCTTGCCGTCGTGGCGGAGAAAGAATGGCAGGCGATCAAGGCCATGCGCGCCGTCGAAAAAGCGGCGCATTGGGACGAACCTGCAACGCTTCCGCAACAGTCCGATCTTGCCGCTGCTCTCACAGCTCTGGAAAAGGATGTCGGCACAGTGGCCGAATCCGGCCATCCGAGCTTTTCGAACGGCGCGATCTACGAGGCAACCTTCACGCGGCCCTACCAGATGCACGGTTCGATCGGTCCTTCCTGTGCGGTCGCGCATCTGAAGGCCGACGGCAGCCTTGATATCTGGTCGCACACGCAGGGGGTTTTCCCCGATCGGGGTGCGATTGCCCAGATGCTGGCGATGCCGGAGGAGAAGGTGCGTGTCATCCACATGGAAGGGTCCGGCTGCTACGGGCACAACGGCGCTGACGACGCAGCTGCCGATGCAGCACTCATCGCCATGAAAATTCCCGGCCGCCCTGTGCGTGTCCAGTGGATGCGCGAGCAGGAGCATATGTGGGAACCTTACGGGCCTGGCATGGTGTCCAAGGTCCGGGCATCGCTCGATGCAAGCGGCAGGATCGACAACTGGACCTATGATGTGTGGAGCAATACCCATAGCACGCGCCCCGGCAATGCCGGCTCGCTGCTTGTCGGCCGCGCCAAGGAACAGCCGACGCCCTTAGAACCGCCGAAACTCAGCATCAGTCCCAATGGCAGCGGCGATCGGAATGCCGATCCTCTCTATGCGATCCCGAACCGCCGGGTGCTGTGGCATTTCCTGCCCGACATGCCGCTACGGGTTTCGGCGCTGCGCGGCCTTGGGGCTTATGCCAATGTCTTCTCGATCGAAAGCGCCATGGACGAGATGGCTATTGCCGCCAAAGCCGATCCTGTCGAATTCCGCCTACGTCATCTGGAAGATGATCGTGCCAGCGACGTCGTGAAGCTCGCGGCCGACAAATTCGGCTGGGGGAGGGGCGAAGTGCCTTCCGGTCACGGTCGCGGCTTTGCATTTGCGCGTTACAAGAACCGTGCCGCCTATCTGGCGGTCGCACTGGAAGCGAAGATCGAGCGCGAAACCGGCCGTGTGCAGGTGCTGCGCGCCGTTGCCGCCATCGATGCCGGTCAGGCCGTCAATCCCGACGGGATCCGCAACCAGACGGAGGGCGGCATCCTGCAATCGATCAGTTGGACGCTCTATGAAGCCGTCACCTTCGATCGCACCCGCATTACCAGCACCGATTGGGCGAGCTATCCGATACTGCGCTTCGGGAGCGTTCCAGAAAGCGTCGAAGTGCATATTCTCGATCGGCCCGGTCAGCCCTTCCTCGGTACAGGCGAGGCGGCGCAGGGGCCGACCTGTGCAGCACTCGCCAACGCAATCCGCAATGCGACGGGAAAGCGGCTGGTCGATCTGCCGTTATCGCGCAACAGGGTGAAGGAAGCGACCCGTCTCGGCTGA
- a CDS encoding (2Fe-2S)-binding protein, translating to MTTLNVNGHTHEVASEPDTPLLYVLRNDLDLNAAKFGCGLGQCGACTVMVDGQAVLSCVTPLIVVEGKEIVTVEGLGTAEKPGPLQAAFIEKQAAQCGYCIPGMMMSAAALLKQNATPTDEEIRSALRTNLCRCGTHMRILAAIRRASELMKAAGLPAAKRSAG from the coding sequence ATGACAACGCTCAACGTCAACGGACACACCCACGAGGTCGCCAGCGAGCCCGACACGCCATTGCTTTACGTGCTTCGCAACGATCTTGATCTCAACGCCGCAAAATTTGGCTGCGGCCTTGGCCAATGCGGCGCCTGCACCGTCATGGTCGACGGCCAGGCGGTGCTTTCGTGCGTGACGCCGCTCATCGTCGTCGAAGGCAAGGAAATCGTGACTGTGGAAGGGCTTGGAACAGCTGAAAAGCCCGGACCGCTGCAGGCCGCCTTCATCGAGAAACAGGCGGCGCAATGCGGCTACTGCATTCCCGGCATGATGATGAGCGCAGCAGCGCTTCTGAAGCAGAATGCCACGCCGACTGACGAGGAAATCCGATCGGCGTTGCGGACCAATCTCTGTCGCTGCGGCACACATATGCGCATCCTTGCCGCCATCAGGCGCGCGAGTGAACTGATGAAAGCTGCCGGGCTTCCGGCCGCCAAAAGGAGTGCCGGATGA
- a CDS encoding cytochrome c, whose translation MRFDNALIAKGASLAAVGNCIACHTVPGREAFSGGLKLPTPFGIIYSTNITPDDETGIGRWSEAAFQRAMREGVDRKGDHLYPAFPYDHFTRVTDEDNKALYAFLMTRTPVKATAPKNELPYLLHVRPILAAWKLVFFDKGAFAPDPQKSEEWNRGAYLTEGLGHCGACHTPRNAFGAEERGRHFGGGEAEGWQAYAINAQSPSPIPWDKESLAFYLRHGYHAFHGVSRGPMAEVTGNLGALPDSDINAIAAYVASIMGEPSGERVRRGEELKKQFVPEQDGIVTAAIDENKASAELASHPGAAIYGAACATCHEAGRAAPFGGLNFNLSTAVNAPNPQNIVNVVLFGLPPADGEPSAVMPGFAGALNDQQIADLLGFMRQRFTTGDPWPDLLQRVNRTRSGEYFVAVRPSEGIERAPSNVGAKELR comes from the coding sequence ATGCGCTTCGATAACGCACTGATCGCCAAGGGAGCCAGCCTCGCGGCGGTCGGAAACTGTATCGCCTGTCATACGGTCCCGGGAAGGGAAGCTTTTTCCGGGGGGCTTAAACTGCCGACGCCTTTCGGGATTATTTATTCGACGAACATCACGCCGGACGATGAAACCGGTATCGGACGCTGGAGCGAGGCTGCCTTCCAGCGCGCCATGCGCGAAGGAGTGGATCGAAAGGGCGATCATCTTTATCCGGCATTTCCCTATGATCATTTTACCCGCGTCACCGACGAGGACAACAAGGCACTCTATGCCTTTTTGATGACGCGCACGCCCGTCAAGGCGACGGCACCCAAAAACGAGCTGCCGTACCTCCTGCATGTCCGCCCCATCCTTGCCGCCTGGAAACTGGTCTTCTTCGACAAGGGCGCCTTCGCGCCCGATCCGCAGAAAAGCGAGGAATGGAACCGCGGCGCCTATCTTACCGAAGGCCTTGGCCACTGCGGCGCTTGCCACACGCCTCGCAACGCCTTTGGTGCCGAGGAGCGCGGCAGGCACTTCGGCGGCGGCGAGGCGGAAGGCTGGCAGGCTTATGCGATTAATGCGCAAAGCCCCTCGCCGATCCCGTGGGACAAGGAGTCGCTCGCGTTCTATCTGCGTCATGGCTACCACGCGTTCCACGGCGTCTCGCGTGGTCCGATGGCTGAAGTCACCGGCAATCTCGGTGCGCTTCCCGACAGCGATATCAATGCAATCGCAGCCTATGTCGCCTCGATCATGGGCGAACCGTCTGGCGAACGCGTTCGAAGGGGCGAAGAGCTGAAGAAGCAGTTCGTTCCGGAGCAAGATGGCATAGTGACGGCGGCGATTGACGAGAACAAGGCGTCGGCCGAACTTGCCTCTCATCCGGGTGCAGCCATCTATGGCGCGGCTTGTGCGACTTGTCATGAAGCCGGCCGCGCCGCGCCGTTTGGAGGACTGAATTTCAATCTCAGCACCGCCGTCAACGCGCCCAATCCGCAAAACATTGTCAATGTCGTGCTTTTCGGCCTGCCACCGGCCGACGGTGAGCCAAGCGCCGTGATGCCCGGCTTTGCCGGGGCATTGAACGACCAGCAGATCGCCGATCTGCTCGGTTTCATGCGCCAGCGCTTTACGACGGGCGATCCTTGGCCCGATCTGTTGCAACGCGTCAACCGCACGCGGTCCGGTGAATATTTTGTCGCCGTCCGCCCCTCGGAAGGAATTGAACGAGCGCCGTCCAATGTCGGCGCGAAGGAGCTGAGATGA